The DNA region TACGAGGGGTCGATTCCGCCGACGACAGCCGAGCGCGACCAGGTGGAGAACGCGCTTCGTGGGCTCGAACGAGCATTCCAGTGGGGGAGCGGCCTCGACACCAGCGGGAGCGTCAACAACGGCTTGCTGTTCATGCTCGGCTACGCGCCCCGGTACCTCGACCGGGTCGACATCGCGGTCGACGGGTTGCAGCCGCCGGAGACGCTGCTCGAGGAACTCGACGAGGACCCGGCGATGGCCGCGGACTTCGACGCGTTGTTGTTGCTCGACAGCGACTACGCCTCGGTCCTGCTGGCGGCCGAGGAGGCCCTGTTCGGGGAGAAAGAGACCCTGAACGGTGTCCCGGTCGAGGACCGGCTGACGGGAGTCTTCGACGTGACGACCAGGCGGACTGGCGTCATCGGCAAGGGTCGGCCCGCACAGGAGCTCGACAATGACGACATCCCCGAGGACGCCCCGCTGTCGATGGGGTTCCGGGCAGGCTTCGACAACAGCCTCCCCCCGGAGGACATCGCGACACGCTCGTCGGGCCAGTTCGCGGGTGGCACGACGCTCGTGGTCTCGCGCATCAAGACCCACCTCGACGACTGGTACGAGCAGTCCCACCGCCAGCGCATGAAGGAGATGTACTGTCCGGCCCACGACTACGAGGACGTGGGCGACATCGGCGACCGGATGGGCGACCACAGCGGCATCACCGAGGAGAACGTCGGAGACCTCGAGGAACTGGCGGCCGAACACGGCATCGTCGGGCACGCCCAGAAGGTCGCCTCCGCGAGGGACGAGGACTTCCAGCCGAAGATCCTCCGGCGGTCCGAAGGCGTCGCCACCGACGACGTTGACGGGTCGTCGTTCAACTTCTCGTCCATCCAGACGGACACCCGGAAGTTCCTCGCGGTCCGCAGGGCGATGCAGACCGACGAGTACGACGTCGACGTCCCGGCCGACCGACACGGTATCGTCGACTACCTCGGCACTCGCTCGCGAAGCACCTTCCTCGTGCCACCCCGGGCCCAGCGCGCCCTCCCGAGCAACCGATGAGACGGTCGCTGCCCGGTTCTCCGCGGTCAGCCCCTCGGCCGTGGCTCGCGGTGGCGCTGACGCTGGTGCTGGTGGTCTCTGCAGGGTGTACCGGCCTGACGCCCTCGACAGTCGCCCCCGACACCAGCATCGAGTTCCAGGACGCGACCGCGGCGGCCGGCCTCGACTACGAGACCGACGGGGGTGGCGCGGGCAACGGGGACGACGGCGTGTACGTCGCGGACTACGACCGCGATGGCTGGCGGGACCTGCTGGTGGTCGGCGGTGACAGCCCGGTCCTGTTCCGGAACGCGGAGGGCACGTTCACTCGCGCGCAGAACTTCTCGTCCCTTGGCGATTCGGTCAAGAGCGCGCTCTTCTTCGACTACGACGGCGACGGCTGGACGGACCTGCTGTTCCTCCGGTCGCACGCCGAACCGGTCCTGTTCCACAACGACGGCGGCGAGTTCGAGCGCACCGACGACGCGTTCGGCGAGCTGGCGTTCCCGATGGGCGCGACTGCGGCCGACTACGACGGCGACGGCGACCTCGACCTGCTCGTCTACCAGTCGGGGGACTGGGCGACCACCAAGCCCGAGGGATACTTCAGCCTCAACGAGACGCTGGCCCGCGATAACGGTCACCGGAACCTGCTCTACGAGAACACCGGGGACGGCTTCGAGCGCGTCGAGGGGTCCGGACTGAGCGCGGCGCGTCGCTGGAGCCTCGCCGCGAGTTTCGTCGACCTGAACGGTGACGGCCGCCCGGACGTCCACGTCGCGAACGACTTCAACACCGACACGGTGTACGTCAACGATGGCGACGGGACGTTCACCGAGCGGCCTCTGCGTGGCAACACGTCCCGGAACGGGATGTCCTCCGAGGTCGCCGACGTGAACGGCGACGGGGCTCAGGACGTGTTCACGACGAACATCTACCTGCCGCTCGACGAGGTCAGGGACGATGAGCGTCGGGAGCGCTTCCGCTACCTCTTCGGTTACGTCATCAAGTCCCAGCGGACCCGGGGCAACACGCTCATGTTGAACGACGGGAGCGGCGGGCTGTCGGACGCCGCGGTCTCGTACGGCGTCCGGGAGGGCGGCTGGGGCTGGGCGTCGAGTCTGACCGACCTCGACAACGACGGTGACCGCGACCTGGTCCACGCGACCCAGCACGTCGTCCGCATCGACCGCGAGGACCCCCACTACACCTACCCGATGCTGTTCGAACGCGACGGGAACGGGTTCGAGAACCTCGACGCGAGCGCCCACGGGCTCGGCGAACAGGACGGCCGCGGGCTCGTGACGCTGGATTACGACCGGGACGGCGACCGCGACATCGTCGTGGCCCCCTACGATGGTCGGGTCCGCCTCTACGAGAACGTGGGTGCGGCCGCGAACAGCATCGCGTTCCGGGTGGTCGACGACGCTGGGGCGACGGTCTACGGCGCCGAGGTCACCGTGTCGGCCGGGAGCCAGTCCACCGTCGTCCAGCAGACGGTCCAGTCGGACTTCCTCTCGCAGGAGAGCCGCGTCTCTCATCTCGGACTGGCAGGCCACGAGCAGGTCGACCTGACGGTCACCTTCCCCGATGGCACCACGCGGACGTTCGAGGGCGTCGAGGCGAACCAGCAGGTCCGGCTCTCGGCCGGTGGGCTGGAGACCGTCACGACGTGGAATGGAACCGGGGCGGGAACTGCGACTTCTGGGGAGGGGTCGTAGGGGTGGACACGCCGGCACACGGTTCGTACCGGGCGTGCAGCCGGGGGAACTAAGACGCGAACCGTCGAACGATTCCAGCATGAGCCGGTACGAACCCGAGTGCGAGGACGGGACGCTCTTTCTCGTCTCGGCAGACGACCGCATCGAGATCGGGGCGCTCGACGACATCGTCGACGTGGTCGGTGGCGAGACGTACACCATCGCGTACGACGAGGACCAGCAGCGACAGCCGTGGCTGGAGACCTCCGACGGGGAACTGTCGGTCGATGTCCGCGAGACCGTGACGACGATGTCCCACCCCGAAGCGGTGGCTGCGTCGCTGCGGAACGTGGACATGGACGCCGACCGTTACGGAATCCCGACGCGGACGGTCGAGTTCGCGAACCGGCTGGTGGACGTGCTCGACTCGCAGGGCGCCGATACTGACGGCTAGAACACTCGTGCAAGGGGTCAGGCGGGATGCCTCCCGGGACTCTCCGAGAGGACGGAAGTGGGTGACAGCGTGGGGCTGACGCCCTCGTGCGAGAGGCCCGGTCTGTTGCACGACAGGACTGGTGGGCCTCACAGCACTCCCAGTGCGTGACCGTCACGCGGTGGCAGTCTCAGGCATGACAGGTTCTGGCTCACTGCCAGAAGCCATGCGAGACGTATACGTCTGACTTCAAATATCTTTATATATTGTGCGTTTGCACGCGAAGCTTTTTGTCGGTCGGTCTGGATGTCGTGGTATGGAGCATGCCCTCGTCGTTCTAGAGGATACGCCAGCTAGCAAAGCACTCGTCAGGGAGGCCGGGTCGTACGCGACCGCCGAGGACGCCACCCTCTCCATCCTCGTGCTGGTGACCGAGGACGAGGTCGAACGGTCCGTCTCCACCCTCGAGACTATCGGCCAGGTCGAGAACACCTCCTACGGAACGGAGACGGCACTGAAGGGCGCACTGGCCTTCGTCGACGAGGTCGCAGCGGAAGCCTTCGACGGGCTCGACGTGGAGTACGAGCGCCTCTGTGAGGTCGTCGAGACGTCCGACCGGGCCGAGGTGACGCTCGACGTGGCCCGGGAACACGGCTGCGACCACATCTTCACGACAGGGCGCAAGCGGTCCCCGACGGGCAAGGCGCTGTTCGGCGACTTCGTGCAGTCGCTGGTCCTCTCCTTCGATGGGCGCGTGACGGTCGACCTCCAGTGAGGTGTCTGGTGGCCGGGCGCGAAGATCGGCGTCGGCGAACAGCCAGAATAAACTTTTACCTGATTTCACATTACAGTTTTACGGCATTCTGAATCTCCTGAACCTCTGGAAAGTTAGCGAAACTCTGGACATTAAATGGGTAATTCACGATATAACTGGTATTGTATTCTATATAGAGAAGATGAGGCTGAATAGGAAACTCGAAGATAGTTGTAAAATGGTCGTCCCCGCTGGTCCGGTCCCCCGCGGCTCGTGGCGGCTCTTGCCGTGGCTCAGAAGTTTCATGTGGCGCTGCGGAGTGTGTCAGTCCATGGACCGGGAGACACTGGCACAGGCGCTCGAGTACGCCGACCTGACCGAGTACCAGGCGGAGGCGTACCTCTGCCTGCTCGACATGGGGGTATCACCGGCGATCGAGGTCGGCCGCGAGAGTTCGGTGCCCGTCTCGCAGGTCTACGACGTGCTGCGGAGTCTGGAGTCGAAGGGGTACGTCGAGACCATCGACCGCGAGAAGCTCTACGTCCGCCCGTGTGACCCCAACGTCTCCATGACAGACCTGGAGGCACGCGGCGAGCTCCTGCACGACGCCGCCGAGGAGATACGCGAACGCTACCGGAAGCCGAACCGGATGGACGCCCGCGTCGGGGTGACCAAGCGCGGCGAGACCGCCGTCGAGAACGCCCGCGACCTCATCGGGGACGCCGACACGGTCGTCGAACTCGCCGGGACGTACGAGCAGCTCGAACAGCTCTTCCCGGCGCTCCGGGAGGCCCGCGAGCAGGGCGTCATCGTCCGCGCCTCCGTCTACGTCGAGGACGGCCAGACGCCACCCGAGGGCTTCGACCCGACCGGGGCGCTCTCGGAACTGCGGGCGTGCAGCATCCCCGGGCCGTTCCTCGTCATCGTCGACCGGCACCGGACCTGCTTCGCGCCGAACACGCGCTCCGACGAGGACTACGGCGTCATGATCTACGACCGCATCCTCCCGTTCGTCTTCCACTGGTACTACCTGACCTGCCTGTGGAACCTCTACCCGACGCTGTTCGCGGCCGACTCCGACCGCGTCACCTACGTCACGATGGAGGAGTTCATGTGCGACTGCCACTTCCTGTGGGAGGCCGGCTACGAACTGGAGGTCGTCGTCGACGGCGTCGACATCGACACCGAGGTCCGTCGGACCGTCGAAGGCGTCGTCGTCGGCCTCTCGTACTTCCACGACGACCAGGACCTCTCGCGGCTGGCGCTCTCGGACATGGGCGCCTACAAGAGCGTCGTCCTCGCCACGGGCGACGGGACGGTCGAGGTCGGCGGCTGGGGGGCCGTCTTCGAGGACATCGAGATGCGGACCATCTCGCTGGTCGGCATCGACCCCGGTAGCGCACCCTTCAGCAACGGCTGACGGGAACTGGAACGTCGATTCTCAGAAAAAAGACCGCAGGACAGTGGTGGCTGCGAATGGTTCGAGTCGTGCGGCTCAGTCCTGGTCGACCACCTCCAGCGACGTCTCCGTGGATTCACACCAGAGGGAGACCTTCCCTGCCTCGAACCGGCGCGAGCCGTCGGGGTGGACCACGTCGAAGGTGTCCGTCCCGAGCTCGAAGGTCACGGTGACCTCCTCACCGGGGTCGAGCGACACGCGCTCGAAGTCGACCAGCTCCCGGACCGGCGTGACGACCGACGAGTAGTCCCGGCCGGCGAAGAGCTGGACGACCTCGTCGCCCTCGCGGTCGCCCGTGTTCGCGAGCGTCACGGCGGCCGTCACGGAGTCGTCTCGCGCGAGCGAGTCCGCGGAGACCGAGAGGTCGCGGTACTCGAACTCGGTGTACGAGAGCCCGTGGCCGAACGGGAACAGCGGGTCGTACGACGGGAGGTGTTCGTCCTCGCCGATGGGCGTCGGGTTCGGGAGGTGGTTGTGCCGCACCGGGAGGTGGCCCTCCGACCGCGGGACCGAGATGGGCAACTTCCCGGCCGGGTTGTTCGCGCCGAAGAGCGTCTCGGCGACGGCCCGCCCACCCTGGGCTCCGGGGTAGTACGCCTGCAGGATGGCGTCGACGTGCTCGGCCGCCCACGGGATGGCCAGTGGGCGCCCCGTGACGAGCACGAGCGCGGTCGGCGTCCCGGTGTCGAGAACCGCCTCGAGCAGGTCGCGTTGCGCCTCGGGCAGGGTGAGTTCGGCGCGGTTCGGGAAGGCGTCGGTCGGACCGGTGACGTCCTGTGGCCCGAACTCGTGGATGTACCAGTTCTCGCCGAGGACGACCACGGCGGCGTCCGCGTCGCTCGCGGCGTCGGCGGCCGCGTCGACGTCGCCCGGCTCGTCGATGCCGGCGCCGGGTTCGTGGGTGACCGTGCTCTCGGGCCCGAGGAACTCCTCGATGCCCTCGCGGATGGTCGTACCCGTGAGTTCGTGCTCCTCCTTCACGCTCCAGCCGCCGACCTGGTTGACCAGCGAGTCGGCGTTGGGCCCGGTGACGACCACCTCGTCGGCGTCGTCGTCGAACGGGAGCAGGTCGCGCTCGTTCTTGAGCAGTGTCATCGACTCCCGGGCGGCCTCGAGCGAGACCTGCCGGTGGGTCGGTTTCCCGAGCGTGTCCGCGGACTCGTCGGGGTCGACGAACGGGTCGTCGAACAGCCCGAGGTCGGCCTTGAGTTCGAGCACGCGCCGGACCGATTCGTCGACCGCCGCCTCGGAGACGGCGCCGGATTCGACGAGTTCGACGAGGCTGTCGACGTGGTCGACCTCGCCCAGCGAGTGGACGTCGACACCGGCGTCGAACGACTGGCGGATGGCGTCGGTGCCCGACGTCGCGACCCGGTGGTCGTCGTGGAGCATGTTGATGCCGTTCCAGTCGGAGGCGACGTAGCCCTCGAACCCGAACTCGTCGCGGAGCACGTCGGTCAGCCAGTGGCTGGAGCCGTGAGAGGGCTCGCCGTTGATGGCGTTGTAACTCGGCATGATGCCCTCGACGCCGGCCTCGATGACCTGCTGGAACGACGGCACGAAGTCGCGGTAGAGCGACGAGACCGAGCGGTCGACGGGCGCGGTGTCCTCGCCGCGCTCGGGTTCGCCGTAGGCCGGGAAGTGCTTCGCCATCGCGGCCACGTCGACCGAGGCCTCGTGGATGCCACGGACCTTCGCGGACGCGAGTTCACCGACGAGCGAGGGTGATTCGCCGAAGGTCTCGAAGGTGCGGCCCCAGCGCGGGTCGCGAGCCACGTCGCAGGTCGGGCCGTAGGTCAGGCTCGACCCGGTGGCGGCGACCTCGGTCGCGGTGACGGCGCCGACCTGCTCGACGAGGTCGCGGTCGCGGGCGGCCGCGACGCCGAGGTTGTGCGGGAAGACCGTCGTGTCCTCGACGTAGGCGTTGCCGTGGATGGCGTCGACCGGGATGAGGATGGGGATGCCGAGGCGTGACTCCTCGCGGGCGACCCGCTGGAGTTCGTTGGCGATCTCGACCACCTCGGCCGAGTCCCGGTGCGGGGAGGCCCCGTACCCGAAGGGGGTCACGAAGCCGAGACCGTGCTCGCGGACCATCTCCTCTGCGTCTTCGAGGGTGCGTGTCTCGCCCATCGTGCCGACGTAGGTGCCGGCGAGCTGGGCGGCCTTCTCGCGGACGGTCATCTCGTCGATGAGGGTCTCGACCCGGTCGGCCGTCTCTTCGCGCTGCGTCTGTGATACCTGGGTTTCTCGCGTCGTCATAGGTTCGTGGTGCTGGTTTGCTCGTTGCCTGCTGCGTCGACGGCGGTCACCGCGACCGTCGTCGGGGTCGATTTCGTCCGGAGCTGGGTCGTGCCCGAGGCACTCCCGCCGGAGACGGCGGTGCTCGCCGAG from Haloarchaeobius amylolyticus includes:
- a CDS encoding universal stress protein; the encoded protein is MEHALVVLEDTPASKALVREAGSYATAEDATLSILVLVTEDEVERSVSTLETIGQVENTSYGTETALKGALAFVDEVAAEAFDGLDVEYERLCEVVETSDRAEVTLDVAREHGCDHIFTTGRKRSPTGKALFGDFVQSLVLSFDGRVTVDLQ
- a CDS encoding TrmB family transcriptional regulator, with the translated sequence MDRETLAQALEYADLTEYQAEAYLCLLDMGVSPAIEVGRESSVPVSQVYDVLRSLESKGYVETIDREKLYVRPCDPNVSMTDLEARGELLHDAAEEIRERYRKPNRMDARVGVTKRGETAVENARDLIGDADTVVELAGTYEQLEQLFPALREAREQGVIVRASVYVEDGQTPPEGFDPTGALSELRACSIPGPFLVIVDRHRTCFAPNTRSDEDYGVMIYDRILPFVFHWYYLTCLWNLYPTLFAADSDRVTYVTMEEFMCDCHFLWEAGYELEVVVDGVDIDTEVRRTVEGVVVGLSYFHDDQDLSRLALSDMGAYKSVVLATGDGTVEVGGWGAVFEDIEMRTISLVGIDPGSAPFSNG
- a CDS encoding CRTAC1 family protein; the encoded protein is MALTLVLVVSAGCTGLTPSTVAPDTSIEFQDATAAAGLDYETDGGGAGNGDDGVYVADYDRDGWRDLLVVGGDSPVLFRNAEGTFTRAQNFSSLGDSVKSALFFDYDGDGWTDLLFLRSHAEPVLFHNDGGEFERTDDAFGELAFPMGATAADYDGDGDLDLLVYQSGDWATTKPEGYFSLNETLARDNGHRNLLYENTGDGFERVEGSGLSAARRWSLAASFVDLNGDGRPDVHVANDFNTDTVYVNDGDGTFTERPLRGNTSRNGMSSEVADVNGDGAQDVFTTNIYLPLDEVRDDERRERFRYLFGYVIKSQRTRGNTLMLNDGSGGLSDAAVSYGVREGGWGWASSLTDLDNDGDRDLVHATQHVVRIDREDPHYTYPMLFERDGNGFENLDASAHGLGEQDGRGLVTLDYDRDGDRDIVVAPYDGRVRLYENVGAAANSIAFRVVDDAGATVYGAEVTVSAGSQSTVVQQTVQSDFLSQESRVSHLGLAGHEQVDLTVTFPDGTTRTFEGVEANQQVRLSAGGLETVTTWNGTGAGTATSGEGS
- a CDS encoding glycoside hydrolase family 3 N-terminal domain-containing protein: MTTRETQVSQTQREETADRVETLIDEMTVREKAAQLAGTYVGTMGETRTLEDAEEMVREHGLGFVTPFGYGASPHRDSAEVVEIANELQRVAREESRLGIPILIPVDAIHGNAYVEDTTVFPHNLGVAAARDRDLVEQVGAVTATEVAATGSSLTYGPTCDVARDPRWGRTFETFGESPSLVGELASAKVRGIHEASVDVAAMAKHFPAYGEPERGEDTAPVDRSVSSLYRDFVPSFQQVIEAGVEGIMPSYNAINGEPSHGSSHWLTDVLRDEFGFEGYVASDWNGINMLHDDHRVATSGTDAIRQSFDAGVDVHSLGEVDHVDSLVELVESGAVSEAAVDESVRRVLELKADLGLFDDPFVDPDESADTLGKPTHRQVSLEAARESMTLLKNERDLLPFDDDADEVVVTGPNADSLVNQVGGWSVKEEHELTGTTIREGIEEFLGPESTVTHEPGAGIDEPGDVDAAADAASDADAAVVVLGENWYIHEFGPQDVTGPTDAFPNRAELTLPEAQRDLLEAVLDTGTPTALVLVTGRPLAIPWAAEHVDAILQAYYPGAQGGRAVAETLFGANNPAGKLPISVPRSEGHLPVRHNHLPNPTPIGEDEHLPSYDPLFPFGHGLSYTEFEYRDLSVSADSLARDDSVTAAVTLANTGDREGDEVVQLFAGRDYSSVVTPVRELVDFERVSLDPGEEVTVTFELGTDTFDVVHPDGSRRFEAGKVSLWCESTETSLEVVDQD
- a CDS encoding DUF7405 family protein; amino-acid sequence: MPANSSRGLSRRSLVRAALAIGGSSALAACQAAERGPDEEPSDSPAYPRGVDDPAELPDRQHAWDDYLVNSVHGTTTQSQHQLLLGLSYEGSIPPTTAERDQVENALRGLERAFQWGSGLDTSGSVNNGLLFMLGYAPRYLDRVDIAVDGLQPPETLLEELDEDPAMAADFDALLLLDSDYASVLLAAEEALFGEKETLNGVPVEDRLTGVFDVTTRRTGVIGKGRPAQELDNDDIPEDAPLSMGFRAGFDNSLPPEDIATRSSGQFAGGTTLVVSRIKTHLDDWYEQSHRQRMKEMYCPAHDYEDVGDIGDRMGDHSGITEENVGDLEELAAEHGIVGHAQKVASARDEDFQPKILRRSEGVATDDVDGSSFNFSSIQTDTRKFLAVRRAMQTDEYDVDVPADRHGIVDYLGTRSRSTFLVPPRAQRALPSNR